CAGCCGCGAAACCAGGTCGTGGGGAGAGCCCTGGGCGATGATCTTGCCGTGATCGATGATGGCGACGCGGTCGCACAGCTTCTCGGCTTCATCCATGTAGTGGGTGGTGAGCAGGATGGTGGAGCCTTCCCGCTTGAGTTCGCTGATGACTTCCCACAGTTGGCGGCGAGCCTGGGGATCGAGTCCGGTGGTGGGCTCGTCCAGGAAGAGCAGCCTGGGGCGTCCGACCAGCGCGGTGGCCACGGCCAGGCGCTGCTGTTGCCCGCCCGACAGCTTGACGACCCAGGCATTTGCTTTTTCCTCCAGCCCCACCTGCTGCAATGTCTTGTCGGCACTGATGCCTTCGTCGTAAAAGCTGCGGTAGAGCCGAATCGTCTCTTTGACGGTGAGCCGTTCGTGCAGCCTCGAGTCCTGCAGGGTTATCCCCAGTTGCTGGCGGATGGCGCGGTCTTGACGCGCCCCTTGGCCCCAGCGCTGCCCCAGCACCTCGACCTCGCCCGAAGTGGGCTGCAGCAGACCTTCCAGGATTTCCACGGTGGTGGTCTTTCCGGCGCCGTTGGGTCCCAGCAGTCCGAAGCATTCGCCGGGACGCACCTCGAGGTCGAGCCCGTTGACTGCGTCCACGGCCTTCTTGCCGCTCTCGTAGCGCTTGTAGAGTTGCCGGCAAAGCAGGGCCGGCCGGTTGTTGGAGGTCATGATTCGCGCGGGGGGTTACATTCCGAAGACGTCCTTGGCCTCGTCGAGCACCTTTTCGTCGATCCGGGGATATCCGTGGGTTACCGCGAAATGCTCGATCCCCTGCTTGGCCAGGGGACGGACAAACTCGGGAATGCCGGCCAGCCGCCGCCGGGCATTCTCGGTCCACAGCGGAGGCGGTGTGTTGCCGGCTTGGGTCGCGGCTGCGGAAGACTCGCTGGCCGAACCCGAGGCCGCCAGGCTCTCCTTGGTGGTTTGAGCGACTTTTTTCTGCACCTGAAGCCGCTGGGACTCTTCCATGTCCTGCACCATGCCGCTGAAGGGACACCCGCCCGTCGACTCTTGGCCCTCGGCT
The sequence above is a segment of the Acidobacteriota bacterium genome. Coding sequences within it:
- a CDS encoding ABC transporter ATP-binding protein, with product MTSNNRPALLCRQLYKRYESGKKAVDAVNGLDLEVRPGECFGLLGPNGAGKTTTVEILEGLLQPTSGEVEVLGQRWGQGARQDRAIRQQLGITLQDSRLHERLTVKETIRLYRSFYDEGISADKTLQQVGLEEKANAWVVKLSGGQQQRLAVATALVGRPRLLFLDEPTTGLDPQARRQLWEVISELKREGSTILLTTHYMDEAEKLCDRVAIIDHGKIIAQGSPHDLVSRLGGEHIVIFTLLDQQSTDVQRFLDIEDVSHADQEGESYVLTTSHPHRTIPELLAALQEDGLQLASLTTRHVNLEDVFVSLTGRTLRDA
- a CDS encoding PCP reductase family protein, which produces CDEQMSLVKTVPPEEGSGISVLYGCPQCGNRIGMLTNPWETQLVSSLGVKIGGKTADEIEAGAEGQESTGGCPFSGMVQDMEESQRLQVQKKVAQTTKESLAASGSASESSAAATQAGNTPPPLWTENARRRLAGIPEFVRPLAKQGIEHFAVTHGYPRIDEKVLDEAKDVFGM